From Rhodoferax sp. AJA081-3, the proteins below share one genomic window:
- a CDS encoding M48 family metallopeptidase has translation MKSVATVQWKFLQGYPPDTLAQVQQMLDGQRTGAWLLKKYPTAHGVRTDRALYDYVQGLKAEHLRGAEPVSKVAFDSKLQIVQHALGTHTTVSRVQGSKLKAKREIRIASLFKDCPPEFLKMIVVHELAHLRERNHDKAFYQLCTYMEPAYHQLEFEVRLYLTHLDAVGTRCWAAADSAP, from the coding sequence ATGAAATCGGTAGCAACCGTGCAATGGAAGTTTCTGCAAGGCTACCCGCCCGACACGCTGGCCCAGGTGCAGCAGATGCTGGACGGGCAGCGCACGGGCGCCTGGCTGTTGAAAAAATACCCCACGGCCCACGGTGTGCGAACCGACCGGGCCTTGTACGACTACGTGCAGGGGTTGAAGGCGGAACACCTGCGTGGTGCCGAGCCTGTATCCAAGGTGGCGTTTGACAGCAAGCTGCAAATCGTCCAGCACGCGCTGGGCACACACACCACGGTATCCCGCGTGCAGGGCAGCAAGCTCAAGGCCAAACGCGAGATCCGAATTGCATCCCTGTTCAAGGACTGCCCACCCGAGTTTCTGAAAATGATTGTGGTGCACGAGCTGGCCCACTTGCGCGAGCGCAACCACGACAAGGCCTTCTACCAGCTGTGCACCTACATGGAGCCGGCCTACCACCAGCTGGAGTTTGAAGTGCGCCTGTACCTGACGCACCTGGATGCAGTGGGTACGCGCTGCTGGGCTGCTGCCGACAGCGCGCCTTAG
- a CDS encoding metal-dependent hydrolase produces the protein MDSVSQLALGASIGIALMGRRTAVWKAALWGGVAGTLPDLDVLLDHGDAVLNMVLHRGHSHSLLWTSLGGALLGLLAARLHHEWPLRWRWCLAMFAAMATHPLLDGLTIYGTQLLQPFTDEAYGVGSMFIIDPLYTLPLLVGVTMALRRPAHTGLRWNGSLLALSTAYLGWSLLAQAWATDHVQRSLASQGLQPQALLVTPAPLNTLLWRAVAVQGDHYYEGYYALLDGNRPVRWTQHALGQDLVQAHANHPHVQRMLRFTDGLMRMRFQDGHLWLTDLRMGQEGAYVFDFVLGRPLHPGATPPPAIQHTARPPIADSLRWLWARMWGGDLPALGTVTTQR, from the coding sequence ATGGACTCTGTTTCGCAATTGGCACTGGGCGCCAGTATTGGCATTGCCCTCATGGGGCGCCGTACCGCGGTATGGAAAGCAGCACTGTGGGGCGGTGTGGCTGGCACGTTGCCAGACCTTGACGTATTGCTGGACCACGGCGATGCCGTGCTCAACATGGTCTTGCACCGGGGGCACTCACACTCCTTGTTGTGGACCTCACTCGGTGGCGCACTGCTGGGCCTGCTAGCGGCAAGGCTGCACCATGAATGGCCCTTGCGATGGCGCTGGTGCCTGGCGATGTTTGCAGCAATGGCCACCCACCCACTGCTGGATGGACTCACCATTTATGGCACGCAGCTATTGCAACCCTTTACCGATGAGGCCTATGGTGTGGGCAGCATGTTCATCATTGACCCGCTGTACACGCTGCCCTTGCTCGTGGGGGTCACCATGGCCCTGCGCCGCCCCGCCCATACGGGCTTGCGGTGGAATGGCTCGCTGTTGGCGCTGAGTACGGCCTACCTGGGCTGGAGTCTGCTGGCACAGGCCTGGGCTACCGATCACGTGCAGCGCTCATTGGCAAGCCAGGGCTTGCAACCCCAGGCGCTGCTGGTCACCCCGGCCCCCTTGAACACGCTGTTGTGGCGTGCGGTAGCGGTGCAGGGCGACCACTACTACGAAGGGTATTACGCATTGTTGGATGGCAACCGCCCGGTGCGCTGGACCCAACATGCCCTTGGGCAAGACCTGGTGCAGGCCCATGCAAACCACCCCCATGTACAACGCATGCTGCGTTTTACCGATGGCCTGATGCGGATGCGCTTTCAAGACGGTCACCTGTGGCTGACCGATCTGCGCATGGGGCAGGAGGGCGCCTATGTATTCGATTTTGTACTGGGGCGGCCTTTGCACCCCGGCGCGACACCACCGCCTGCCATCCAGCACACGGCCCGCCCACCCATAGCTGACAGCTTGCGTTGGTTGTGGGCCCGCATGTGGGGCGGCGACCTCCCCGCGCTAGGTACGGTCACCACACAACGCTAA
- a CDS encoding YdcH family protein — protein sequence MNLLKHDIATEFPQFKDKIQSLRASNAHFAKLFESYDLVNHAITKVETTGGAGAAMTDEALEIEKKKRLKIKDEIVQMLTRP from the coding sequence ATGAACCTGCTCAAACACGACATCGCCACCGAGTTCCCCCAATTCAAGGACAAGATACAGAGCCTGAGGGCCAGCAACGCCCATTTCGCCAAGCTATTTGAGAGCTACGACCTGGTCAACCATGCCATCACCAAGGTGGAGACAACGGGCGGTGCCGGCGCAGCCATGACGGACGAGGCGCTAGAAATCGAAAAGAAGAAACGTCTGAAGATCAAAGACGAAATCGTCCAGATGCTCACCCGGCCCTGA
- a CDS encoding MBL fold metallo-hydrolase, with protein MFRTTLIAATLAIAFSGAQAAQPLQIKVYNGDDNSFNVNSTLVYGEKEALVIDAGFTRADALRIAANVLDSGKQLKTIFVSQADPDYYFGVETLKEIFPQAEVLATPAVLEKLSAKMAGKVAFWGPKMGANAPKTPVLPKALSGTTLTVDGEKVEIRGTQGLLAHRPYAWIPSIKAIVGNIAVFGNLHVWTADTQTTAERSAWAAQLDEMAALNPVVVVPGHMNAGTKLDASAITYTKTYLQTFEKNAAATKTSAELISSLQKAYPDAGMAMALDIGAKVNKGDMKW; from the coding sequence ATGTTCCGCACCACCCTCATCGCCGCCACTTTGGCCATCGCTTTTTCTGGCGCCCAAGCCGCTCAGCCATTGCAGATCAAGGTCTACAACGGCGACGACAATAGCTTTAACGTCAACTCCACGCTGGTCTACGGCGAGAAGGAAGCCCTGGTCATAGACGCTGGTTTTACCCGCGCCGACGCGCTGCGCATAGCAGCCAATGTGCTGGACAGCGGTAAACAACTCAAGACCATCTTCGTGAGCCAGGCCGACCCGGACTATTACTTTGGCGTGGAAACGCTGAAGGAAATCTTCCCCCAGGCCGAGGTGCTGGCCACGCCCGCCGTGCTGGAGAAGCTGAGCGCCAAGATGGCTGGCAAGGTCGCTTTCTGGGGCCCCAAGATGGGTGCCAATGCTCCCAAGACGCCGGTGCTGCCCAAGGCATTGAGCGGTACCACGCTGACCGTGGATGGTGAAAAGGTTGAGATTCGCGGCACCCAGGGCCTGCTGGCGCACCGGCCCTATGCCTGGATTCCCTCCATCAAGGCCATCGTTGGCAATATCGCGGTGTTTGGCAACTTGCATGTGTGGACGGCCGATACACAGACCACCGCCGAGCGTAGTGCATGGGCGGCACAGCTGGACGAGATGGCGGCCTTGAACCCGGTCGTTGTGGTGCCTGGCCACATGAACGCGGGCACCAAGCTGGATGCCAGCGCCATCACCTACACCAAGACCTACCTGCAGACCTTTGAGAAAAACGCAGCCGCCACCAAGACCAGCGCCGAGCTGATCAGCAGCCTGCAAAAGGCGTACCCCGATGCGGGCATGGCCATGGCGCTGGACATTGGTGCCAAGGTCAACAAGGGCGACATGAAGTGGTGA
- the lysS gene encoding lysine--tRNA ligase: protein MSDSNASAPAPAPQDENQLILERREKLKAIRQQQVDGKGVAFPNDYKPSHKAEALFAEFDSRTTEELEALNITAKVAGRMMLKRVMGKASFCTLQDASFGTTGGRIQIYVKGEDVGAELYAAFKHWDLGDIVAAEGRVFKTKTGELSIHATSVRLLTKSLRPLPGDFYGMKDQEQKYRQRYVDLITDVEARKRFMARSKAVSALRDFMVSHDFLEVETPMLHPIPGGANAKPFKTHHNALDQEMFLRIAPELYLKRLIVGGFERVFEINRSYRNEGISVRHNPEFTMMEFYAAYWNYQDLMDYTEALIRDAAQRATGSLQLTYAGKPVDLSKPFERLTIVEAIRKYTDAGDNVNDPVWLTNAVKKLGLTEAKNRLEGRTLASLQVLYFEETVEEKLWNPTFIMEHPTEISPLARANDERPEVTERFELYITGREFGNGFSELNDAEDQAARFHAQVTAKDSGDDEAMHFDHDFVRALEYGMPPTGGCGVGIDRLMMLLTDSASIRDVILFPALRREV from the coding sequence ATGTCTGACTCCAACGCATCTGCTCCCGCCCCCGCACCCCAGGACGAAAACCAGTTGATCCTGGAGCGCCGCGAAAAACTCAAGGCCATTCGCCAGCAGCAGGTGGACGGCAAAGGCGTGGCCTTTCCCAATGACTACAAGCCCAGCCACAAGGCCGAGGCCCTGTTCGCCGAATTTGACAGCCGGACCACCGAAGAGCTCGAAGCCCTGAACATCACCGCCAAGGTGGCCGGCCGCATGATGCTCAAGCGTGTCATGGGCAAGGCCAGCTTCTGCACCCTGCAAGACGCTTCTTTTGGCACGACCGGCGGGCGCATCCAGATTTACGTGAAGGGTGAAGATGTGGGTGCGGAGCTGTACGCCGCGTTCAAGCACTGGGACCTGGGTGACATCGTCGCCGCCGAAGGCAGGGTGTTCAAGACCAAAACTGGCGAATTGTCGATCCACGCCACCAGCGTGCGGCTGCTAACCAAGAGCCTGCGTCCTCTGCCAGGCGACTTCTATGGCATGAAAGATCAGGAGCAAAAATACCGCCAACGCTACGTGGACCTGATCACTGACGTGGAAGCCCGCAAGCGCTTCATGGCGCGCAGCAAGGCCGTCAGCGCGTTGCGCGACTTCATGGTGAGCCACGACTTCCTGGAAGTCGAAACCCCCATGCTGCACCCCATTCCCGGCGGTGCCAATGCCAAGCCCTTCAAGACCCACCACAACGCGCTGGACCAGGAGATGTTCCTGCGCATCGCGCCCGAGCTGTACCTCAAGCGCCTGATCGTCGGTGGCTTTGAGCGCGTGTTCGAGATCAACCGCAGCTACCGCAACGAAGGTATCAGCGTGCGGCACAACCCCGAGTTCACCATGATGGAGTTCTACGCGGCGTACTGGAACTACCAGGACCTCATGGACTACACCGAGGCGCTGATCCGCGACGCCGCCCAGCGCGCGACCGGCTCGCTGCAACTGACCTACGCCGGCAAACCGGTCGACCTGAGCAAGCCTTTTGAGCGCCTGACGATTGTCGAAGCCATCCGCAAGTACACCGATGCGGGTGACAACGTCAACGACCCCGTCTGGCTGACCAACGCCGTCAAGAAGCTGGGCCTGACCGAGGCCAAGAATCGCCTGGAAGGCCGCACCCTGGCCAGCCTGCAGGTGCTGTACTTTGAAGAGACCGTGGAAGAGAAGCTGTGGAACCCCACCTTCATCATGGAGCACCCCACCGAGATCTCGCCGCTGGCCCGTGCCAATGACGAGCGCCCCGAAGTGACCGAGCGTTTTGAGCTCTACATCACCGGCCGCGAATTCGGCAACGGCTTTAGCGAATTGAACGACGCCGAAGACCAGGCCGCCCGCTTCCACGCCCAGGTGACCGCCAAAGACAGCGGTGACGACGAGGCCATGCACTTCGACCACGACTTTGTGCGTGCACTGGAATACGGCATGCCCCCGACCGGCGGCTGCGGTGTGGGTATCGACCGCCTGATGATGTTGTTGACCGACAGCGCCAGCATCCGCGACGTGATCCTGTTCCCTGCCCTGCGCCGAGAGGTCTAA